The window CCACTGCTCGGCGATGAAAGACGAAGTGGTGCGCACCCAGCGGTGGCGAACCCGAATCTGAGAGGCGCTCGCGTTAGTCGTCCGTGTCGATGGTGTCGGGATCGAGCCACTCGAGTTCGATCTCCAGTTCGAGTTCGTCACCCGCATCGGACGGTTCGCGCTCGAGTTCCACCTCGAACTCGAGTACCTCGTCCGGGAGCGAGACGGTCACTGACTCGTCGTCGTCATCGTAGACTGTTAACTCGCCGCCAGCCTCGAGCGTCTCACCGAGTTCGCGCAGCCAGCCGGCGGCCTGGGCGGGCGACCCGTCGAACTCTCGCTCGAGGAGTTCAATTTCGTCGTCTGTTTCGTCGTCGGGGTCGGAATCGTCGGACATCGCCACTGTCTACGACGAACTGGTGGAAAAAAGCCGACCCGGCACTCCACAGCCTGAAGACCGCAGCGGTGGCATCCGACCGCCGCGATTATGCGTCTCGACAGCCATCAGCGACCGTGGACTACGACGTACTCGGCTGGCCGCCCGACGGCCCGAAACTGCGACTTGATTACCGGCGCTTTAGCTACGCCGGGAAGTTCGTCATGACGAACACGGGGAAAGCCGTCGCTCGAGAGCAAGCGGTTGCGAACGAGACGGAACGTGACCAGCACGATAGCGAGGAGTACGCGGACGACGTCATTGGCGCGGTCGCGTTCAACGAGGACCGCACCGACGCGGACAC is drawn from Natronolimnobius sp. AArcel1 and contains these coding sequences:
- a CDS encoding amphi-Trp domain-containing protein translates to MSDDSDPDDETDDEIELLEREFDGSPAQAAGWLRELGETLEAGGELTVYDDDDESVTVSLPDEVLEFEVELEREPSDAGDELELEIELEWLDPDTIDTDD